Sequence from the Bacillota bacterium genome:
CGAATCATCCAGACTGCTCAGTGCCGCAGAAAAGAAAAACCAACAGCGGAAGGAACATCAAATGCCGGCCATCTCCTACAGAAATGTGCCACAGGGAGGTGAGTCGCGTGTTTGAGGAATTCTACGGACTCTCTCGCACACCTTTTTCACGTGATATTCCAACGGATCAACTCTATCAGTCCTTAATGCTGGAGGAGACCCTTGGTCGGTTGACCTATGCTGCAGACCGTCAAATGTTTGCTATTGTTACCGGCGATTGCGGAACTGGAAAAACCACAGCCATTCGACGGTTCCGGGATATTCTGGATTTATCCCGATTTTCGGTTCTGTATTTGGCAGACTCCAAGCTAACACCCCGGCATTTCTACAAGGGTTTGCTGGAACAACTGGGATGCGAGGCAAAGTTTTACCGTGGCGATGCCAAACGCCAACTCCATCGGGAGATTGAACTTATGCAGGGAATCCATCGGTTAAGACCTGTGGTCATCGTGGATGAAGCACATTTACTGGATCGGGAAATGCTCGAAGAAGTTCGTTTTCTGCTGAACTTCAAGATGGATTCCCAAAGCCCCATGGCGTTAATCTTAGTAGGGCAATCAGAACTATGGGATAAATTCCAGCTCCAAGCGTATGCTGCTATACGGCAACGAATTGACATTCAGTGTAAATTAAACCATTATGACCGGTCCCAGGTTGGAGAATATGTTCAACGACATCTAGATTACGCCGGAAGTGACAGAGAGATTTTTTCAGATGCTGCAGTTGATGAGATTTACAGATTCTCCAGTGGTTCTGCCAGACTCATAAACAAGCTCTGTGCGCATTGCCTGCTGTATGGTGCACAGAATGGACGCCGTATCATTGATGACCACATGGTAAAGTTAGTCATCAA
This genomic interval carries:
- a CDS encoding AAA family ATPase, which encodes MFEEFYGLSRTPFSRDIPTDQLYQSLMLEETLGRLTYAADRQMFAIVTGDCGTGKTTAIRRFRDILDLSRFSVLYLADSKLTPRHFYKGLLEQLGCEAKFYRGDAKRQLHREIELMQGIHRLRPVVIVDEAHLLDREMLEEVRFLLNFKMDSQSPMALILVGQSELWDKFQLQAYAAIRQRIDIQCKLNHYDRSQVGEYVQRHLDYAGSDREIFSDAAVDEIYRFSSGSARLINKLCAHCLLYGAQNGRRIIDDHMVKLVIKGELS